The Cucumis melo cultivar AY chromosome 6, USDA_Cmelo_AY_1.0, whole genome shotgun sequence genome includes a region encoding these proteins:
- the LOC103496050 gene encoding protein phosphatase 2C 57, which translates to MALLSPRLHRFRLTKLHHVSASKPTKTTKLTLRKKARCCSAIAIDAPSSLTGAAGIRWGSTTLQGLREEMEDDAVVWSDGFNDFLFAAVFDGHGGYSSVKFLREELYKDCVAALQGGLLLNGGDFEVIKAALEKAFDDTDKRLLLLLEAAGEEDESGATATVAFIRNDVLFISHLGDSCVVLSRSGGAQVLTSSHRPYGNNSTSLQEIRRIREAGGWIVNGRICGDISVSRAFGDIRFKTKKSEMLQKGVEEGRWSEKFISRVQFNGDLVTASPEIFQVTLGSNAEFVLMASDGLWDYMNSSDAVGFVRNELRQHGDVQLACEALAQAALDKGSQDNISIIMADLGRTDWQNLPLQQDNVIFELAQAFATIGLVSLGIWWASSSFSL; encoded by the exons ATGGCTTTGCTGAGTCCTCGATTGCATAGATTCCGGCTAACTAAGCTCCACCATGTCTCCGCCTCCAAACCCACCAAAACAACTAAGCTCACTCTCAGAAAAAAAGCCAGATGCTGCTCTGCCATAGCTATTGATGCTCCATCTTCTTTAACAGGTGCTGCGGGAATCAGATGGGGTTCCACTACTTTGCAAGGCTTGCGGGAAGAAATGGAAGACGATGCTGTTGTGTGGTCTGATGGTTTCAATGATTTCTTGTTTGCTGCAGTGTTCGATGGCCATGGTGGCTATTCCTCTGTCAAGTTCCTCAG GGAGGAGCTGTACAAAGACTGCGTGGCAGCCCTGCAGGGCGGTCTGCTATTGAATGGAGGGGATTTTGAAGTGATAAAAGCGGCTTTGGAGAAGGCTTTTGATGATACTGATAAGAGACTACTCCTATT GCTTGAGGCAGCTGGGGAGGAAGATGAATCTGGTGCCACAGCAACCGTTGCATTCATTCGAAATGATGTGCTGTTCATTTCACATCTCGGTGACTCTTGTGTT GTGTTATCTCGTTCTGGCGGAGCACAGGTGTTGACTAGTTCTCATCGGCCTTATGGAAATAACAGCACATCACTACAAGAGATTAGAAGAATTAGAGAAGCAGGTGGATGG ATTGTCAATGGGAGAATCTGTGGTGACATCTCTGTATCACGTGCATTTGGTGACATACGATTCAAGACGAAGAAAAGCGA GATGCTACAGAAAGGAGTTGAAGAAGGAAGATGGTCAGAAAAATTTATTTCTCG TGTACAGTTCAATGGAGATTTGGTTACTGCATCACCAGAAATTTTCCAAGTTACACTCGGATCTAATGCTGAGTTTGTTCTGATGGCATCGGATGGCCTATGGGATTACATGAATAG CTCTGATGCGGTTGGGTTTGTTCGAAATGAACTTAGACAGCATGGCGACGTTCAG CTAGCTTGTGAAGCCCTCGCCCAAGCAGCCTTG GACAAAGGTTCACAAGACAATATCAGCATTATCATGGCTGATTTAGG GCGGACAGATTGGCAAAATTTGCCCCTTCAGCAAGACAATGTCATATTTGAACTGGCTCAAGCTTTCGCTACAATCGGACTCGTTTCGTTAGGTATTTGGTGGGCATCCTCTAGTTTCTCTCTTTAA
- the LOC103496051 gene encoding uncharacterized protein LOC103496051 — MGKAVVYVLTATAFAVFFLISPSNFHSRNYQQPTRRLGFKFPNPTFDPLVTEMERLEAEERGENAIGVENQNHKITDAYRNYYDDGRLNISLRLLVLFPLLDNSPKDGVISYEELSDWINGQAIERLNYRTTKQLEFYDKNGDNAISFHEYLPQFTKEDIARNETGYGEAGWWIKQFTNADVDQNGLLHFDELKDFLHPEDSSNYRIQNWLLAQKMKRMDHDRDGKLNFDEFLHHTYDIYKNYIEFETQGDDIPTAEEKFDELDLDEDEVLSVEEIRPLFQYLHPGEVSYAQHYTSHLINEADDNKDGYLTIDEMLNHEYAFYSTVYENQNGDYEDDYYHDEL; from the exons ATGGGGAAGGCGGTGGTATATGTTCTTACAGCCACCGCCTTCGCTGTCTTCTTCCTAATTTCTCCCTCCAATTTCCACAGTCGGAACTATCAACAACCAACTCGTCGTCTAGGATTCAAATTCCCAAACCCTACTTTCGATCCTCTTGTTACGGAAATGGAGAGATTAGAAGCAGAGGAACGTGGTGAAAATGCGATTGGAGTGGAAAATCAAAATCATAAGATTACTGATGCTTATAGAAATTACTACGATGACGGGAGATTGAACATTTCGTTGAGGTTACTTGTGTTGTTTCCTTTGCTGGATAATTCGCCTAAAGACGGGGTTATCAGTTACGAGGAGTTGAGTGATTGGATTAATGGACAAGCTATTGAAAGATTGAATTATAGAACGACGAAACAATTGGAGTTCTACGACAAGAATGGAGATAACGCCATTTCATTCCATGAATATCTGCCGCAGTTCACTAAGGAAGATATTG CAAGAAATGAAACGGGATATGGAGAAGCTGGATGGTGGATAAAGCAATTCACAAATGCAGATGTTGACCAGAATGGCTTACTACATTTTGATGAACTGAAAGA TTTCCTCCACCCAGAAGATAGCAGCAATTACCGAATACAAAACTGGCTGTTGGCACAGAAAATGAA GCGCATGGACCATGACAGAGATGGAAAGCTCAATTTTGATGAATTCCTTCACCATACATACGATATATACAAGAACTATATCGAATTTGAAACTCAAGGCGACGACATACCGACCGCTGAAGAGAAGTTTGATGAGCTTGATCTTGACGAGGATGA AGTGCTGTCAGTGGAAGAAATAAGACCGTTGTTCCAGTATCTTCATCCTGGAGAAGTGTCTTATGCTCAACATTACACAAGTCATTTGATTAATGAG GCTGATGACAATAAAGATGGGTACTTAACAATTGATGAAATGCTTAATCATGAGTATGCTTTCTACAGCACAGTATATGAAAATCAGAATGGAGATTATGAAGATGATTATTACCATGATGAACTttga